In Labilibaculum sp. DW002, one DNA window encodes the following:
- a CDS encoding 4Fe-4S dicluster domain-containing protein — MNQANKNDKSRRKFLQKLGVAGASAVAGSALLLQGCSDSNKSSGNKVKVLTADNKLVEVDVAHLKPGDKIQDLSYLQERGREGIPGKKFVMVVDLAKCKNARKCMKACQSAHQLKPEMHHLNVLEMEDPVRDTSYWMPKTCQHCDNPPCVSVCPVDATFKRQDGIVLIDNERCIGCRFCVAACPYSARTFNWTEPKNSEEFAEVTYDMELNVPQKKGTVTKCAFSADRVREGKLPYCVSACPNGVYYFGDQNEDLVTNGTTKKTVRLSALLDNNAAYTLMPELGTKPSVYYLPPRESKG; from the coding sequence ATGAACCAAGCTAATAAAAACGACAAGTCCAGAAGAAAATTCCTGCAAAAATTGGGTGTTGCAGGAGCCAGTGCCGTTGCCGGATCTGCCTTACTACTTCAAGGCTGTTCCGACTCTAACAAATCAAGCGGTAACAAAGTAAAGGTGTTAACAGCCGACAACAAGTTAGTTGAAGTTGATGTAGCCCACCTAAAACCAGGAGATAAAATCCAAGATTTAAGCTACCTGCAAGAACGAGGAAGAGAAGGAATTCCAGGCAAAAAGTTTGTTATGGTGGTTGATCTGGCAAAATGTAAAAATGCACGCAAGTGTATGAAAGCCTGCCAGAGTGCACACCAACTAAAACCGGAGATGCATCATTTGAATGTATTAGAGATGGAAGATCCGGTTCGCGACACTTCTTATTGGATGCCAAAAACGTGTCAACATTGCGACAACCCACCATGTGTTTCGGTATGTCCCGTTGATGCTACCTTTAAAAGACAAGACGGAATTGTACTAATCGACAATGAGCGTTGTATCGGTTGTCGTTTCTGTGTGGCTGCCTGTCCTTATTCAGCTCGTACTTTTAATTGGACCGAGCCTAAAAATTCTGAAGAGTTTGCAGAGGTTACCTATGATATGGAACTTAACGTACCACAGAAAAAAGGAACCGTTACCAAATGTGCCTTTTCTGCAGACCGAGTACGTGAAGGAAAGTTACCTTACTGTGTATCGGCTTGTCCAAACGGCGTGTATTATTTTGGTGATCAAAACGAAGATTTAGTAACCAATGGTACTACAAAGAAAACAGTTCGTTTGAGCGCATTACTCGATAATAATGCAGCCTATACCTTAATGCCTGAATTGGGTACAAAACCAAGTGTTTATTACTTGCCTCCACGCGAAAGCAAAGGATAA
- a CDS encoding outer membrane lipoprotein-sorting protein — protein sequence MQTTLPKMYKIISIVIICLVSLSGFTQELDVKKWVQEADEKMRGTSSKSNFSMTIERPGWSRTVKMKSWTIGNKFSLMYITSPAKEKGQVFLKRANEMWNWIPSIERMVKIPPSMMMQSWMGSDFTNDDLVKESSLAKDYTHKLAGEEKIQGYECYKIELIPNEEAPVVWGKIYMWISKKEKHWLRAEYFDEDNYLVKYEVLSDIKMVDDRMMPTRLEMIPADEENKKTILIYGDTQFNISIKESFFSIQNMKRVR from the coding sequence ATGCAAACAACTCTTCCAAAAATGTATAAGATCATAAGCATAGTAATTATTTGTTTGGTTTCCTTATCTGGCTTCACCCAAGAACTGGATGTGAAAAAATGGGTACAAGAGGCTGATGAAAAAATGAGAGGCACGTCGAGCAAAAGCAATTTCAGCATGACTATTGAACGCCCAGGTTGGTCACGCACGGTTAAAATGAAAAGCTGGACCATCGGGAACAAATTCTCATTAATGTACATCACCTCTCCTGCCAAAGAAAAAGGGCAAGTTTTTTTGAAACGTGCTAATGAAATGTGGAACTGGATTCCAAGTATTGAGCGTATGGTAAAAATTCCTCCTTCAATGATGATGCAATCCTGGATGGGCTCAGATTTCACAAACGATGATCTGGTAAAGGAATCATCATTGGCAAAAGACTACACTCACAAGCTTGCTGGAGAAGAAAAAATACAAGGATATGAATGCTATAAAATTGAATTAATTCCTAACGAAGAAGCTCCCGTAGTCTGGGGTAAAATTTACATGTGGATCAGTAAAAAAGAAAAGCATTGGCTTAGAGCAGAATATTTCGACGAAGATAATTACCTGGTGAAATATGAAGTCTTGTCGGATATTAAAATGGTGGATGACAGAATGATGCCCACGCGACTGGAAATGATTCCTGCCGATGAGGAAAATAAAAAAACCATACTCATTTATGGTGACACCCAGTTTAATATTTCAATTAAAGAATCCTTTTTCTCGATTCAGAACATGAAAAGAGTACGATAA
- a CDS encoding ABC transporter permease: protein MLTNLKLAWRNLWRNKRRTFITVASIFFGVVFSAYMTSMQEGSYTKMVDIVVKFYSGYMQVHHEDYWENKSLNTTFEYSQELVDELLANKDVEFVFPRLESFGLASSKELTKGAMIFGIDPLGENQLTKIADKVRKGKYLEANDNGVLLGDGLANYLHLGINDTLVMISQGYHGVSAAEKFPVRGIIKHVSPELNKTIVYMSLSKCQDFFSAENRLSSLVINVADNEVMRRTFRDLKKKMKAPYSIMSWEEMQPEVVQQIEGDRAGGVIMKAILYIVIAFGILGTIMMMIMERRREFGVMVAIGMSKGKLASVIFFETLFIGLLGILSGLIVSYPLLHLQSANPIPLTGQAAQMMEEFGFEPYMFFSVDWTVFSQQAISVSIIILIIAIYPVISVLRLKEINALKA from the coding sequence ATGCTTACAAACCTAAAATTGGCCTGGCGTAATTTGTGGAGAAACAAACGACGAACATTCATAACGGTCGCCTCGATCTTTTTTGGAGTTGTTTTTTCCGCATACATGACTTCGATGCAGGAAGGTTCCTATACCAAAATGGTTGATATTGTGGTGAAGTTCTACTCAGGATACATGCAAGTGCATCACGAGGACTACTGGGAAAACAAAAGCCTTAACACCACCTTCGAATACAGTCAGGAATTAGTAGACGAACTACTTGCTAATAAGGATGTAGAATTTGTTTTTCCAAGGCTAGAGTCCTTTGGTTTGGCCTCATCAAAAGAACTAACAAAAGGTGCCATGATATTCGGCATTGACCCTTTAGGTGAAAATCAACTCACCAAAATTGCCGATAAAGTAAGGAAAGGGAAATATTTGGAAGCCAATGACAATGGTGTTTTACTCGGCGATGGATTGGCAAACTATTTACATCTTGGAATTAATGACACTTTAGTGATGATTAGTCAAGGATACCACGGCGTTAGTGCTGCTGAAAAATTTCCCGTTCGCGGAATTATTAAACATGTATCACCTGAGTTAAACAAAACCATTGTTTACATGAGTCTTTCGAAATGTCAGGATTTTTTTAGTGCTGAAAATCGCCTAAGCTCATTAGTGATAAATGTGGCCGACAATGAAGTAATGAGAAGAACTTTTCGTGATCTGAAAAAGAAAATGAAAGCTCCCTACTCTATTATGAGTTGGGAGGAAATGCAACCAGAAGTAGTACAGCAAATAGAAGGTGACCGCGCTGGCGGTGTAATTATGAAAGCAATTCTCTATATCGTAATTGCCTTTGGTATTTTGGGAACGATTATGATGATGATAATGGAACGACGCAGAGAATTTGGCGTGATGGTAGCCATTGGCATGAGCAAGGGAAAACTTGCCAGTGTGATATTCTTTGAAACTTTATTTATTGGCTTGTTAGGCATTCTTTCAGGTTTGATAGTCAGCTATCCTCTGCTGCACTTACAAAGTGCTAACCCCATTCCGCTAACTGGCCAGGCTGCACAAATGATGGAAGAATTTGGTTTTGAACCTTACATGTTTTTCTCTGTTGACTGGACCGTATTTAGCCAACAGGCCATTAGTGTGTCGATTATCATACTGATTATTGCTATTTATCCTGTAATATCAGTATTGAGATTAAAAGAAATCAATGCTTTAAAGGCTTAA
- a CDS encoding ABC transporter permease: MIKSIAWRNIWRSPLRSGIIIAAISVGMSAGVFTATFTKGWMNQRLEAGVETEASHMRIQQPKFNENYDLKESIPNSRSLVNEITKLDHIDGISPRIVIQSMIASAETGTGVRIIGVDPEKEKTVTNLHTKLSEGKYFEGMKRNPIVIGAKLAKKLKVKMRSKVVITVHDASGNITGGAFRVCGIFDISSGIFEEMNVFVRKSDLARLLGLDKNTSHEIVIHLDDTEQIDQYAAMLKEQHQDLLVQSWKEAMPELGYLNEIGNLYTYIFVIIILLALGFGIVNTMLMVILERVKELGMLMAVGMSKARIFGMLMLETVLLTFTGGFNGILIGLGATYATMKNGINLSGYNAGFEDMGYSSHIYPVVEFETIYVIAILVIITGILASIYPARKALKYNPADAIRTE; the protein is encoded by the coding sequence ATGATCAAATCGATAGCATGGAGAAATATTTGGCGCAGCCCGCTTCGTTCGGGAATTATTATTGCTGCGATAAGCGTAGGCATGTCGGCAGGTGTTTTCACCGCAACATTCACGAAAGGATGGATGAATCAGCGTTTGGAAGCTGGTGTAGAAACCGAAGCTTCGCATATGCGTATTCAGCAACCAAAATTCAATGAGAATTACGACTTAAAAGAGTCAATTCCAAACAGTAGGTCTTTAGTGAATGAGATTACTAAATTGGACCATATTGACGGCATTAGCCCAAGAATCGTAATTCAATCGATGATTGCATCGGCCGAAACAGGAACAGGAGTTAGAATAATTGGTGTTGATCCGGAAAAGGAAAAAACCGTTACCAATTTACACACTAAATTATCGGAAGGAAAATATTTCGAGGGAATGAAAAGAAATCCGATCGTAATTGGAGCCAAGCTTGCAAAAAAACTTAAAGTCAAAATGCGCTCAAAAGTAGTAATCACCGTTCATGATGCATCGGGAAATATTACTGGAGGTGCTTTTAGAGTATGTGGAATTTTCGACATAAGCAGTGGAATTTTTGAAGAGATGAACGTATTTGTGCGCAAAAGTGATTTGGCTCGTTTACTCGGTCTAGATAAAAACACCTCTCACGAAATTGTCATTCATTTGGATGATACTGAACAAATAGATCAATATGCAGCCATGCTGAAAGAGCAACATCAAGACCTTTTGGTACAAAGTTGGAAGGAAGCTATGCCAGAGTTGGGATATCTCAACGAAATTGGCAATCTGTATACCTATATTTTCGTTATTATTATTCTATTGGCACTGGGTTTCGGAATTGTAAACACCATGTTAATGGTTATCCTCGAAAGAGTAAAAGAATTGGGTATGCTTATGGCTGTAGGAATGAGCAAGGCAAGAATCTTTGGTATGCTTATGCTAGAAACCGTTCTCTTAACTTTTACAGGTGGATTTAACGGCATTCTGATTGGCTTGGGTGCCACCTATGCTACAATGAAAAATGGAATTAACCTTTCGGGTTATAATGCTGGTTTTGAAGACATGGGCTACAGTTCACATATTTATCCTGTGGTAGAATTTGAAACCATATATGTAATTGCCATTCTGGTAATTATTACAGGAATTCTCGCATCGATTTATCCAGCAAGAAAAGCTTTAAAATACAATCCAGCTGATGCGATAAGAACAGAGTAA
- a CDS encoding ABC transporter ATP-binding protein, which yields MNIIEITNLHKIYKDSEVNVHAVNDVSLTFKEGEFAAIVGPSGSGKSTLLNILGGLDVPTNGKILIDKTDLSQLKSSDLIKFRMQNIGFVFQAYNLIPVLTAKENVEFIMQLQNRSKQEREKRTMDLLKEVGLEGRENSRPAKLSGGQQQRVAVARALASKPKFVLADEPTANLDTKSTENLLDIMEELNQKENITFIFSTHDQRVVKKAHRVITLEDGKIISDVRKSI from the coding sequence ATGAACATCATCGAAATCACAAACCTGCATAAAATATACAAAGATTCGGAAGTAAATGTACATGCAGTAAACGACGTTAGTCTTACTTTTAAAGAAGGTGAATTTGCCGCAATTGTTGGCCCTTCAGGCTCTGGAAAATCAACACTTCTAAATATTCTTGGAGGGTTAGATGTGCCTACCAATGGAAAAATCCTAATCGACAAAACCGATTTGAGCCAACTAAAATCATCGGACCTGATTAAATTTAGAATGCAAAATATTGGTTTTGTTTTCCAGGCTTACAACTTAATCCCCGTTTTAACGGCAAAAGAGAATGTAGAGTTTATTATGCAATTGCAGAATCGTTCGAAGCAGGAACGCGAAAAAAGAACAATGGACTTACTTAAAGAAGTAGGATTGGAAGGCAGAGAGAACAGCCGTCCGGCCAAATTATCAGGAGGACAGCAACAGCGAGTTGCTGTTGCCCGCGCATTAGCTTCCAAACCAAAATTTGTTTTGGCCGATGAACCAACAGCAAATCTCGATACGAAATCGACAGAAAACCTGTTGGATATTATGGAAGAACTGAACCAAAAAGAGAACATTACATTTATATTCTCGACTCACGATCAGCGCGTTGTTAAAAAGGCGCATAGAGTAATCACGCTGGAAGATGGTAAAATCATAAGCGATGTTCGCAAATCAATCTAA
- a CDS encoding GyrI-like domain-containing protein — protein sequence MNIVVVKKDVIIDGGEAMSELRKVDLKKKYKTFYSERRGNISILEVPEFKYLMCSGNGGPCSDGYKNALEALFPLAYHIKFSMRTAREVDYGVMPLESLWWMDDMTQFSKDRMNEWEWSAMIMQPNFITKEIVETACDELGKKKDLPFLKQIELVDFCDGLSAQIMHIGPYADEGPTIEKLHAHIHESGCEISGKHREIYLNDPRRTAPENLKTLIRQPVVKLK from the coding sequence TTGAACATAGTAGTAGTTAAAAAAGATGTAATAATAGATGGAGGAGAAGCAATGAGTGAATTGAGAAAAGTAGATTTAAAGAAGAAATACAAAACTTTCTATTCGGAACGCAGAGGCAATATATCCATTCTAGAAGTTCCAGAATTTAAATACCTAATGTGCAGCGGAAATGGTGGTCCTTGCTCAGATGGATACAAAAATGCTCTAGAGGCACTTTTCCCTTTAGCCTACCATATTAAATTTTCGATGAGAACAGCTCGAGAAGTAGATTATGGGGTAATGCCATTGGAAAGTTTGTGGTGGATGGATGACATGACCCAGTTTTCGAAAGATCGAATGAATGAATGGGAATGGTCGGCCATGATTATGCAACCCAATTTTATCACCAAAGAAATTGTTGAAACTGCCTGCGATGAATTGGGCAAAAAGAAAGACCTACCATTTTTGAAGCAAATTGAATTGGTCGATTTCTGTGATGGTTTGTCTGCACAAATTATGCACATTGGACCTTATGCCGATGAGGGACCAACAATCGAAAAACTGCATGCCCATATCCACGAAAGTGGGTGCGAAATAAGTGGTAAGCATCGAGAGATCTACCTAAATGACCCTCGACGAACTGCACCCGAAAATTTAAAAACATTAATTAGGCAGCCTGTTGTTAAGCTTAAATAG
- a CDS encoding GNAT family N-acetyltransferase, whose amino-acid sequence MITLRPLTIENLPSFYNWIRDEEAIFYSLSIFQKMKTDQQIEDWFINTINNKKNSNHGIFVGDVFVGYAGICGISTTNKSGEYFIFIGDKDYWGKGVGTEVTKQIVKIGFEELNLNRIMLTVSVPNKGGVKAYERAGFVLEGRFREAAFRNGQYHDKLVMSILKSEYS is encoded by the coding sequence ATGATAACACTTCGCCCTTTAACAATAGAAAATTTGCCTTCTTTTTACAATTGGATCCGAGATGAGGAAGCCATTTTTTATTCTTTATCCATTTTTCAGAAGATGAAAACCGATCAACAGATTGAGGATTGGTTTATAAATACGATCAATAACAAAAAGAATAGCAATCATGGCATTTTTGTCGGTGATGTTTTTGTTGGTTATGCTGGTATTTGTGGAATTTCTACCACCAATAAATCGGGAGAATACTTCATATTTATTGGCGACAAAGACTATTGGGGAAAAGGTGTAGGAACCGAAGTTACTAAGCAAATTGTTAAAATAGGTTTCGAAGAATTGAATTTGAATCGAATTATGCTCACGGTTTCGGTTCCCAATAAAGGAGGCGTAAAAGCATACGAACGAGCAGGATTTGTTTTGGAAGGAAGGTTTCGAGAGGCGGCGTTTCGAAATGGCCAATACCATGACAAGTTGGTGATGTCTATTCTAAAATCAGAATATTCGTAG
- a CDS encoding sensor histidine kinase: MGYRHYNIVLFIRLIFVIFIAGAIGFCVSIQNYYLLSVFLLIELLLVWRLLFFLRKTHKQMDYFVQSIKNKDTTLHFPKKSGNKIIDELNQSLNELNGIIQEVQMKSRIKETYFAEILQNIATGVIVITENGFVTDVNSSALELTSLQTFTHIKQLEHIDAKFSKGLIELKNKEKKVLDLLLQKEKVQVITRCTVIRLENEDVKLITLQDIRGELERKEIDAWVKLIRVLSHEIMNSLAPVTSISQSLKGIWEQKLELAENQPIDIHVEKTINGLGVITEMSEGLIRFVQSYRILSKAPEPRLSSIGIYSFFDRLNILLSPIKEGFSGNLNLLPPAKNFHFIADEQMMVQVIINLVKNASEAINGQGSENGNGSKIRVTAIKSGEITSIKVSDNGPGITDEIADEIFIPFFTTKDNGSGIGLSYSRQIIRAHGGSLNCRSKEGETVFTLRW, encoded by the coding sequence ATGGGATATAGACACTACAATATTGTTTTATTTATTCGTCTAATTTTTGTGATTTTCATTGCGGGAGCAATTGGTTTCTGCGTGTCCATCCAAAACTATTATCTACTGTCAGTATTTCTTTTAATAGAGCTTCTACTTGTATGGCGATTGTTATTCTTTTTGCGCAAAACACACAAACAGATGGATTACTTTGTTCAGTCCATAAAAAATAAGGATACGACCCTACACTTCCCTAAAAAATCAGGTAATAAAATTATTGATGAGTTAAATCAAAGTTTAAATGAACTGAATGGTATCATTCAGGAAGTTCAAATGAAAAGCAGAATAAAGGAAACCTATTTTGCTGAAATTCTTCAGAATATTGCCACTGGTGTTATCGTTATTACAGAAAATGGGTTTGTTACCGATGTTAATTCATCAGCATTGGAGTTGACAAGTCTACAAACCTTCACCCATATTAAGCAATTGGAACATATCGATGCAAAATTTTCAAAAGGCCTAATCGAGTTAAAAAATAAGGAGAAGAAAGTGCTTGACCTTCTTTTGCAAAAGGAGAAAGTACAAGTGATAACTCGCTGTACGGTTATTCGATTGGAGAATGAGGATGTAAAATTAATAACGCTTCAGGACATTAGAGGAGAGTTGGAACGTAAAGAAATTGACGCCTGGGTAAAACTTATTCGTGTTTTAAGTCATGAAATTATGAATTCATTGGCTCCAGTAACGTCAATATCCCAATCATTAAAAGGAATTTGGGAGCAAAAACTAGAGCTTGCAGAAAATCAACCAATAGACATTCATGTTGAGAAGACGATTAATGGATTAGGCGTAATTACAGAAATGAGTGAAGGCTTAATTCGTTTTGTTCAATCGTACCGAATTCTATCTAAAGCTCCTGAACCTCGCTTAAGTAGTATTGGTATTTACAGCTTTTTCGATCGCTTGAATATCTTACTATCTCCTATAAAGGAGGGTTTCTCAGGGAATTTAAACTTACTTCCACCAGCTAAAAATTTCCATTTTATTGCCGACGAACAAATGATGGTTCAGGTTATTATCAATTTGGTAAAGAATGCTTCTGAGGCAATCAACGGACAAGGATCAGAAAATGGTAATGGCTCGAAGATTAGGGTTACGGCTATTAAATCAGGAGAAATTACTTCGATTAAAGTAAGTGATAATGGCCCTGGAATAACAGATGAAATTGCCGATGAAATATTCATACCATTTTTTACAACAAAGGATAATGGTTCAGGAATTGGTTTAAGTTATTCTCGTCAGATAATAAGAGCACATGGAGGAAGTTTAAATTGCAGATCGAAAGAGGGTGAGACGGTATTTACATTGAGATGGTAA
- a CDS encoding sigma-54-dependent transcriptional regulator produces the protein MKEAKILIVDDNKSILSALDLLLTGNCKKVKCLSNPNVLLAELIEDSYDVVLLDMNFKAGINTGNEGIYWLNQIFEYNPGISVIMITAYGDVELAVKAVRNGAVDFVLKPWENEKMLTTIEMAVKLSNSRKEVRKLRLKEDELIAEINKSKNDLIGSSPEWETVMAMVRKVAATDANILITGENGTGKELIAREIHRLSNRSQNVMVNVDMGSIAETLFESELFGHKKGAFTDAQSDRMGKIEASNKGTLFLDEIGNLSLPMQAKLLAVLQNRKLTRLGENLPVDIDVRVVCATNCDLSKMVNDGNFREDLLYRINTIQIELPALRDRKMDIPALAEFFLQLYTDKYNKKGLTISSDAISKLKAYHWPGNVRELQHAIEKVVILSDRHVIKAADFVFKSVELSSGEAYGGTLEEMEKQLITAAIEKQMGNLSAVSSQLGITRQTLYNKIKKYGI, from the coding sequence ATGAAAGAAGCCAAAATTTTAATTGTAGATGATAACAAAAGCATTCTAAGTGCACTAGACTTGCTGCTTACCGGGAACTGTAAAAAGGTGAAATGTTTGTCGAACCCAAATGTTTTGCTTGCAGAATTGATTGAGGATAGTTACGATGTTGTTCTTTTGGATATGAATTTTAAAGCTGGCATAAACACAGGAAATGAAGGTATTTATTGGTTAAATCAGATATTCGAATACAACCCAGGTATTAGTGTTATTATGATTACTGCATATGGTGATGTAGAATTAGCTGTAAAAGCTGTGCGAAATGGAGCTGTCGACTTTGTTCTGAAACCATGGGAAAACGAAAAAATGCTGACTACTATTGAAATGGCTGTGAAATTGAGTAACTCCCGAAAAGAAGTCAGAAAATTGCGTTTAAAGGAAGATGAATTGATTGCAGAAATCAATAAAAGCAAGAATGACTTGATTGGTTCGTCGCCAGAATGGGAAACTGTGATGGCCATGGTTCGTAAAGTTGCTGCAACTGATGCGAATATTCTTATCACAGGTGAAAATGGTACTGGTAAAGAATTAATTGCTAGAGAAATTCACAGATTATCCAACCGGTCACAAAATGTAATGGTTAATGTTGATATGGGCTCTATAGCTGAAACCCTATTCGAAAGTGAGTTGTTCGGCCACAAAAAAGGTGCTTTTACTGATGCGCAAAGCGATAGAATGGGAAAAATTGAAGCCTCGAACAAAGGTACTCTTTTTCTGGATGAGATTGGAAACCTATCACTGCCCATGCAAGCCAAACTATTAGCAGTTCTGCAAAATAGAAAGTTAACCCGATTGGGTGAGAATTTACCAGTAGATATTGATGTAAGAGTAGTATGTGCAACCAATTGTGATTTATCTAAAATGGTGAATGATGGCAATTTTAGGGAGGATTTACTTTATAGAATAAATACTATACAAATTGAACTTCCTGCTTTACGAGATCGAAAAATGGATATTCCTGCCTTAGCGGAATTCTTTTTACAGTTGTATACAGATAAATACAATAAGAAGGGCTTGACAATTTCATCAGATGCGATTTCCAAATTGAAAGCTTATCATTGGCCTGGAAATGTTCGAGAATTACAACACGCCATCGAAAAAGTGGTTATTTTAAGTGATCGTCATGTAATTAAAGCTGCTGATTTTGTGTTTAAATCCGTAGAACTTTCAAGTGGTGAAGCGTACGGTGGAACACTAGAAGAAATGGAAAAACAGTTGATTACAGCAGCCATCGAAAAACAAATGGGAAATCTTAGTGCTGTTTCAAGTCAGCTTGGAATTACACGCCAAACCTTATACAACAAAATAAAGAAATATGGGATATAG